The Larimichthys crocea isolate SSNF chromosome XI, L_crocea_2.0, whole genome shotgun sequence genome has a segment encoding these proteins:
- the eif2b2 gene encoding translation initiation factor eIF-2B subunit beta isoform X2 produces MEIIRKEGRRMTAAQPSETTVGNMIRRVLKIIREEYARSRGSSEEADQQESLHKLLTSGGLSEENFRQHFAALKANVIEAINELLTELEGTTDNISMQALEHIHSNEVIMTIGRSRTVEAFLKDARRKRKFHVIVAECAPFCQGHEMATNLSKADIETTVITDAAIFAVMSRVNKVIIGTQTVLANGGLRAVNGTHTLALAAKHHSTPLIVCAPMFKLSPQFPNEEDTFHKFVSPHEVLPFTEGEILSKVNVHCPVFDYVPPELITLFISNIGGHAPSYIYRLMSELYHPEDHEL; encoded by the exons ATGGAAATAATCcggaaagaggggaggaggatgaCTGCCGCCCAGCCGTCAGAGACTACGGTTGGTAACATGATCAGACGAGTGCTGAAGATCATCAGAGAGGAATATGCCAG ATCTCGGGGTAGCAGTGAAGAGGCAGACCAGCAAGAATCTCTCCACAAGCTGCTGACCTCTGGAGGACTCAGTGAGGAGAACTTTAGACAGCATTTCGCCGCCCTCAAAGCGAACGTCATCGAAGCCATCAATGAGTTGCTGACCGAGCTGG aGGGAACAACCGACAACATATCCATGCAGGCTCTGGAGCACATTCACTCGAATGAGGTCATCATGACTATCGGCCGCTCTCGCACCGTCGAGGCCTTCCTCAAAGACGCAAGACGCAAGCGCAAGTTCCACGTCATCGTGGCAGAGTGCGCTCCCTTCTGCCAG GGACATGAAATGGCGACCAATCTCTCTAAAGCTGACATAGAAACAACCGTGATCACAGACGCTGCCATATTTGCAGTCATGTCTCGTGTTAACAAG GTCATCATCGGTACACAGACAGTTCTGGCTAACGGAGGGCTGAGGGCCGTCAATGGGACGCACACTTTAGCTCTTGCAGCCAAGCACCACTCAACGCCTCTGATTGTTTGTGCTCCTATGTTCAAGCTCTCGCCTCAG tTCCCAAATGAAGAAGACACCTTCCATAAGTTTGTCTCTCCACATGAGGTTCTTCCTTTCACTGAAG GTGAGATTCTCTCAAAGGTGAACGTGCACTGTCCGGTGTTTGACTATGTCCCACCTGAGCTCATCACCCTGTTCATCTCCAACATCGGAGGACACGCACCGTCATACATCTACCGACTGATGAGCGAGCTTTACCACCCAGAAGATCATGAACTTTAA